From the Euphorbia lathyris chromosome 6, ddEupLath1.1, whole genome shotgun sequence genome, one window contains:
- the LOC136232355 gene encoding ATP-dependent zinc metalloprotease FTSH 9, chloroplastic — translation MASMIEALRPITHSKFNLDSGGCNLHYSHGLCIIRYHSRVFPHHNSHRFVSNSSSFPPVVSSNIPKHGGGGLSVWGGGLFWNQKIREYRILANCQDSDSTASSNEKRNESEGQKVSNNPPNTGPKQKREKQGKSQWWWSKKQSWKWQPLIQAQEIGVLLLQLGIVMFVMRLLRPGIPLPGSEPRQPTTFVSVPYSDFLSKINSNQVQKVEVDGVHILFKLKNEVTSVQESSDVVHSRFQESESLLRSVAPTTKKIVYTTTRPTDIKAPYEKMLENQVEFGSPDKRSGGFLNSALIALFYVAVLAGLLHRFPVSFSQHTAGQIRNRKSGGSGGAKVSEQGEAITFADVAGVDEAKEELEEIVEFLRNPDRYVRLGARPPRGVLLVGLPGTGKTLLAKAVAGEAEVPFISCSASEFVELYVGMGASRVRDLFARAKKEAPSIIFIDEIDAVAKSRDGKFRIVSNDEREQTLNQLLTEMDGFDSSSAVIVLGATNRSDVLDPALRRPGRFDRVVMVETPDRLGREAILKVHVSKKELPLGKDVDLSDVASMTTGFTGADLANIVNEAALLAGRKNKVVVEKADFIQAVERSIAGIEKKTAKLQGSERAVVARHEAGHAVVGTAVAHLLPGQPRVEKLSILPRSGGALGFTYTPPTNEDRYLLFIDELRGRLVTLLGGRAAEEVVYSGRVSTGALDDIRRATDMAYKAVAEYGLNETIGPVSVATLAGGGMDESGGSPWGRDQGHLVDLVQREVKALLQSALEVALSVVRANPTVLEGLGAHLEEKEKVEGEELQEWLKLVVAPEELSVFVKGKQESLLPVKAGL, via the exons ATGGCATCGATGATTGAAGCTCTAAGGCCCATTACGCACTCTAAATTTAACCTTGATTCGGGGGGCTGTAATCTTCATTACTCTCATGGTTTATGCATCATCCGTTACCACTCTAGGGTTTTTCCCCATCATAATTCCCATCGGTTCGTGTCTAATTCGTCGTCGTTTCCTCCTGTAGTTTCTTCAAACATACCCAAGCATGGAGGGGGAGGGTTGAGTGTTTGGGGAGGAGGGCTTTTTTGGAACCAGAAGATAAGGGAGTATAGAATTTTGGCAAATTGTCAAGATAGTGATTCGACTGCAAGTTCGAATGAGAAAAGGAATGAAAGCGAAGGGCAAAAGGTTAGTAATAATCCGCCGAATACCGGGCCGAAACAGAAGAGAGAAAAGCAAGGGAAGAGTCAATGGTGGTGGTCAAAGAAACAGAGTTGGAAATGGCAACCATTGATTCAGGCGCAAGAAATTGGTGTTCTGCTTTTGCAATTAGGGATTGTTATGTTCGTTATGCGGTTGCTTCGGCCAGGGATTCCTTTGCCTGGGTCGGAGCCCAGACAACCGACAACTTTTGTTAGTGTTCCGTACAGTGATTTCTTGAGCAAGATTAATAGCAATCAAGTGCAGAAAGTGGAGGTTGATGGGGTGCATATTCTGttcaaattgaaaaatgaaGTTACTAGTGTTCAGGAGAGCAGCGATGTGGTTCATAGTAGATTTCAGGAGTCGGAGTCTTTGTTAAGGAGTGTGGCGCCCACTACTAAGAAGATTGTCTATACAACTACTAGACCAACTGATATCAAGGCTCCCTACGAGAAAATGCTTGAGAATCAGGTCGAATTTGGCTCCCCGGATAAGAGGTCTGGCGGATTCTTGAACTCGGCTTTG ATAGCTTTGTTTTATGTGGCTGTGCTTGCAGGGCTGCTTCACCGTTTCCCTGTTAGCTTTTCTCAG CACACTGCTGGTCAAATTAGGAACCGCAAGTCTGGGGGTTCAGGGGGTGCAAAAGTGTCTGAGCAAGGGGAAGCAATCACTTTTGCTGATGTTGCCGGTGTTGATGAGGCTAAAGAAGAGCTGGAAGAGATTGTG GAATTTCTCAGGAACCCAGATAGGTATGTAAGACTTGGTGCCCGCCCTCCTCGGGGCGTTCTCTTG GTGGGTCTTCCTGGGACTGGCAAGACTCTTCTAGCAAAGGCGGTTGCTGGTGAAGCTGAAGTTCCATTTATTAGTTGTTCTGCAAGTGAATTTGTAGAACTATATGTTGGAATGGGTGCCTCTCGTGTGAGAGATCTCTTTGCAAGGGCCAAGAAGGAGGCACCatcaataatatttattgatgAG ATAGATGCTGTGGCAAAAAGTCGTGATGGGAAATTTCGCATTGTCAGCAATGATGAACGTGAGCAAACTTTGAATCAATTGCTTACT GAAATGGATGGGTTTGATAGCAGCTCTGCTGTGATTGTTCTTGGTGCAACAAATAGATCAGATGTCTTAGATCCTGCACTTCGCCGACCAGGAAGATTTGATCGTGTCGTTATG GTGGAAACACCTGATAGGCTTGGGAGGGAAGCCATTTTAAAAGTGCATGTTTCCAAGAAAGAACTTCCTCTTGGAAAGGATGTTGATCTTAGTGACGTTGCATCTATGACCACTGGTTTCACTGG GGCTGATCTTGCAAATATTGTAAATGAAGCTGCTTTATTGGCGGGAAGAAAAAATAAAGTAGTAGTCGAAAAAGCTGATTTCATTCAGGCAGTAGAACGGTCAATAGCT GGTATTGAGAAAAAGACTGCCAAGTTACAAGGAAGTGAGAGAGCTGTGGTAGCACGTCATGAAGCTGGTCATGCAGTTGTTGGTACTGCAGTCGCCCACCTCCTTCCTGGACAACCTCGTGTTGAG AAGTTGAGCATATTGCCGAGGTCAGGAGGGGCACTGGGATTTACCTATACACCACCAACAAATGAGGATAGATATTTGCTATTCATTGATGAGTTACGTGGTCGCTTGGTTACTCTTCTTGGAGGACGTGCAGCAGAAGAAGTCGTATATTCAGGCCGTGTGTCAACAGGTGCTCTGGATGATATACGGCGAGCTACCGACATGGCATATAAGGCAGTGGCAGAATACGGTCTTAATGAGACTATTGGACCTGTATCTGTCGCAACACTTGCTGGAGGTGGAATGGATGAGTCTGGTGGTAGTCCATGGGGAAGAGATCAG GGCCATCTAGTAGATCTTGTTCAACGAGAAGTGAAAGCATTGTTGCAATCTGCACTAGAAGTGGCACTTTCTGTTGTTCGTGCCAATCCTACTGTCTTGGAGGGTCTTGGTGCCCATCTAGAAG AGAAAGAAAAAGTAGAGGGTGAGGAGCTGCAAGAATGGTTGAAATTGGTGGTTGCTCCGGAGGAACTTTCGGTTTTTGTTAAAGGGAAGCAAGAGTCTCTTCTCCCAGTAAAGGCTGGCTTGTGA